A single window of Candidatus Eisenbacteria bacterium DNA harbors:
- the nosZ gene encoding Sec-dependent nitrous-oxide reductase, giving the protein MKRWIVTTVTALVLAAVALSLGCAGSGSARKGSAAEKVYVKPGEHDAYYAFLSGGHHGNIYVYGFPSSRHITTIPVFTPEPAVGYGYDEDSKAMLGGRTWGDAHHPGLSETDGNYDGRWLFINDMVGARIARIDLKDFKTRQIFGPIPNLSAAHACPFPTPNTEYVFAASRFSVPVPNRATRIEDYGKDFNGIIAGIKVAPDDGTMSLGFEILTPPFDWDLADAGKGPSHGWEFFTCYNSELAFDSLEVKASQNEMDFIAAVDWRAAQKAVDEGKAKTIGGAPVLHPQEVRGIIYLIPVPKSPHGVDVNPTGEYICASGKLQAEVSVFSFAKFQAAIQAEKFDGDRGGIPVLKYEDVLEAKVPVGLGPLHTQFDDKGFAYTSLFLDSQIAKWKVGPPWNVDDKIDVYYSIGHLMASEGDTKNPTGEYVIALDKLSKSRYLSVGPTHPEAAQLIDIRGPKMELLYDFPTYLEPHYAQMIRAEKLKPITVYPIAENKNKDAIKTAEEARIVRKGNRVDVYALAVRTHFTPDKVKVNQGDDVYFHVTNLEQDDDIAHGFAVLWSNGNMQIEPGETKTMHWKAEQVGITPFYCSNFCSALHQEMQGLIEVQPRGAKVAAVQRPDPRQVSEIAALLQR; this is encoded by the coding sequence CCGCGCGCAAGGGCTCCGCCGCCGAGAAGGTCTACGTGAAGCCGGGTGAGCACGACGCGTACTACGCGTTCCTCTCCGGCGGGCATCACGGGAACATCTACGTCTACGGCTTCCCTTCGTCGCGGCACATCACGACCATTCCCGTCTTCACGCCCGAGCCCGCGGTGGGCTATGGCTACGACGAGGACAGCAAGGCCATGCTGGGCGGACGCACCTGGGGCGACGCGCACCATCCCGGCCTCTCGGAGACCGACGGCAACTACGATGGGCGCTGGCTGTTCATCAACGACATGGTCGGGGCACGGATCGCGCGCATCGATCTCAAGGACTTCAAGACCCGCCAGATCTTCGGTCCGATCCCCAACCTGTCGGCGGCGCACGCCTGTCCCTTCCCCACGCCGAACACCGAATACGTGTTCGCGGCGTCGCGATTCTCCGTGCCGGTTCCGAATCGCGCCACGCGCATCGAGGACTACGGCAAGGACTTCAACGGCATCATCGCCGGCATCAAGGTGGCGCCTGACGACGGCACCATGTCGCTCGGCTTCGAGATCCTGACCCCGCCTTTCGACTGGGACCTGGCGGACGCAGGCAAGGGTCCGAGCCACGGCTGGGAGTTCTTCACCTGCTACAACAGCGAGCTGGCCTTCGATTCGCTGGAGGTGAAGGCGTCGCAGAACGAGATGGACTTCATCGCGGCCGTCGACTGGCGCGCCGCGCAGAAGGCGGTCGACGAGGGCAAGGCCAAGACGATCGGCGGCGCCCCGGTGCTGCATCCGCAAGAAGTGAGGGGCATCATCTATCTGATCCCGGTGCCGAAGAGCCCGCACGGCGTGGACGTGAACCCGACCGGGGAGTACATCTGCGCGAGCGGCAAGCTGCAGGCCGAGGTCAGCGTCTTCAGCTTCGCGAAGTTCCAGGCCGCCATCCAGGCCGAGAAGTTCGACGGCGACCGCGGCGGCATCCCGGTGCTCAAGTACGAGGACGTGCTCGAGGCCAAGGTCCCGGTGGGCCTGGGCCCGCTGCACACGCAGTTCGACGACAAGGGCTTCGCCTACACTTCGCTGTTCCTCGACTCCCAGATCGCCAAGTGGAAGGTCGGCCCGCCGTGGAACGTCGACGACAAGATCGACGTCTACTACTCGATCGGGCACCTCATGGCGTCGGAAGGCGACACCAAGAACCCGACCGGTGAATACGTCATCGCGCTCGACAAGCTCTCGAAGAGCCGCTACCTCTCGGTCGGACCCACTCATCCCGAGGCGGCCCAGCTCATCGACATCCGCGGTCCGAAGATGGAGCTCCTGTACGACTTCCCGACCTATCTCGAGCCCCACTACGCGCAGATGATCCGCGCCGAGAAGCTCAAGCCCATCACCGTCTACCCGATCGCCGAGAACAAGAACAAGGACGCCATCAAGACCGCCGAGGAAGCTCGGATCGTGCGCAAGGGGAACCGGGTCGACGTCTACGCTCTGGCGGTGCGGACGCACTTCACGCCCGACAAGGTCAAGGTCAACCAGGGGGACGACGTCTACTTCCACGTCACCAACCTGGAGCAGGACGACGATATCGCCCACGGGTTCGCGGTGCTGTGGTCCAACGGCAACATGCAGATCGAGCCGGGTGAGACCAAGACCATGCACTGGAAGGCCGAGCAGGTGGGGATCACGCCGTTCTACTGCTCGAACTTCTGCAGCGCGCTGCATCAGGAGATGCAGGGCCTGATCGAGGTCCAGCCGCGCGGCGCGAAGGTGGCGGCGGTCCAGCGACCGGATCCGCGCCAGGTGAGCGAGATCGCGGCGCTCCTCCAGCGATAA